Below is a genomic region from Thermomicrobiales bacterium.
TTGCAACGATCCAGGAAGAAGGCCTGAATGACCGGCGAGCATGGGTGCATGGCTCACCATCGATCGAATGGATCGATGCGAAAGCAGCCTGGTATGCCGTGACAATGGAAATTCCGACCCCGATGGGAACCGGAGTGTTTCCATTCGATACGGAGGCCGATGCAAAAGAGTTTGCCGAGGAGTATGGTGGAGATGTCTACTCCTGGGACGAACTCCTTGCAAATTGGACCCTGGTCCCACTAATGTGAATGCGGGTGTTTGACACGCAGGTCGAGAAAGGGAGGAGTATGCGAAGAGGAGCACTGCTCGCGGTCGTGATGCTATTGGTCATGGCTGGACTCATCGGCGGGTCTGCACATGGAGTGGCGCTGAACGCCGAGGGAACTGCCTCGCCGGGCGCCTCGCCTGTTGGGTCGCCGTCGGGATCGCCGGTAGCCCTGGTTGGCGATCCAGAAGCCGGGAAAGCGCTGGCCGCGCAATGCTTGTCGTGCCATTCGGTCGATGGCAGCAAGATGGTGGGTCCGACCTGGAAGGGGTTGTACGGGCACGAAGTCGAGCTCGAGGATGGCACGAAGGTCATCGCGGATGTGGACTACCTGGTCGAGTCGATCAAGGATCCAAACGCGAAGGTCGTCAAGGACTTCCCGGCCGGCGCGATGCCGCCCTATGGCGCGATCCTGACCGACGAGAACATCATGGATCTCGTGGCCTATATTCAGTCGCTCGCCGAGTAACGGCGCAGTCGTCGTATCGATCGTTCGAACCATGGGTGCTCGCGGGCGCCCATGGTTTTTCTCTTGCCGAGAAGGCGGTGCCTTCTCGCGTGCGTTCCTTCCGTTTGTATTGTCTGGCTTGCTGTCAGGAGTGCTTTCTTCACTGATCGAGAACGGAGGAGACGAACCCCCGCAACTCCACGTGACACAGGGAAGTAGAATTGGCAGTTGTTCGACTTCCCATTGGTCGGAATTGCTGGGAGTAAGGGGTCAGATCAACCGTGCGAATGTCACACCTGTTCGGGCGAACGTTGCGGGCAGCGCCGAACGATGTCGAGATCGTCAGTCATCAGCTGATGCTCCGCGCGGCGATGATTCGCCCGCTCGGCTCCGGCCTCATCAGCTTGCTCCCGCTCGGCTTTCGGGTGGTGACCAAGGTCGAGCAGATCATCCGCGAGGAAATGGATGCCATCGGCGGCCAGGAGTTGCTGATGCCGGTCGTCCATCCGGCCGACATCTGGCGGGAATCCGGCCGCTACGACCAGATTGGTCCGGAGATGGCTCGTTTCAAGGACCGCGCCGAGCGAGACATGGTGCTTGCGCTCACACATGAGGAAGTCATCACCGATATCGCTCGCACAGAGATCAGTTCCTACAAGCAGCTGCCGATCATCGCGTACCACATCCAGACGAAGTTCCGGGACGAACCGCGTTCGCGTGGTGGCCTCATCCGCGTGCGCGAGTTCACCATGAAGGACTCGTACAGCTTCGATCTGGATGAAGCGGGACTCGATCATTCCTACCGGTTGCACTGGAAAGCGTATGACCGCATCTTCCGCCGGATCGGACTGAAGTTCATGGTGGTCAGCGCAGATGTCGGCATGATGGGCGGCTCAGCGTCGCACGAATTCATGGCGTTCTCCGAGAACGGCGAGGACACGATTCTGCACTGCAATCAGTGTGGATATGCCGCCAATCGAGAGGTGGCCAAGTTCCAGCGCGATGCCCCATCGACAGAAGCCCTCCTGGCGATGGAAGATGTCGAGACCCCCAATACGACCACCATTCAGATGCTGGCGGACTTCCTCGATGTGCCAACCTCGCGAACGGCCAAGGCCGTTTTCTACAAAGGGGCGTCCGGCCGATTCATCTTTGCGGTCATTCGAGGTGACCTCGATGTGAACGAGACCACGCTGCGCAATGCAAGTGGCGAGCGGACTCTGACACCCGCGACAGTCGAAGAAATCCATGCTGTCGGGGCCGAACCTGGATATGGGTCGCCAGTCGGTGTGCGCGATGCATTCATCGTCGTGGATGAGTCGATCCGTGACTCGCCCAATCTTGTTGCTGGCGCGAACCGCGTTGGTTGGCACACACGAAACGTCAACCTTGGGCGCGATTTTCAGGCCGATGTGGTGGCCGATATCGCCACCGCTGAGGCAGGCTATCCCTGCCCGCAATGCGGTAGCCCGCTCGAGGCGGACCGCGCGATCGAGGTGGGCAACATTTTCAAGCTCGGTACCCGCTACAGCGAAAAACTCGGTGCGACCTACCTCGACGCCAATGGTGACTCACACCCGATCGTCATGGGCTCGTATGGAATCGGGAGTGGCCGTAACGCCGCGACCGTGGTGGAGCAGCGCCACGATGACAAGGGCATCATCTGGCCCATCAGCATCGCGCCGTACCACGTTTCTCTCGTGGAGATTCCCGCTCCGGACGATCCACGTCCGAAGGAAGTCGCGGAACGGTTGTATGCGGAGCTCGAAGAGATCGGCATCGAGGTCCTTTACGACGACCGCGATGAGCGGCCGGGCGTGAAGTTCAACGACGCTGACCTCATCGGCAATCCGCTTCGTGTTGCCGTAAGCGCGCGAAACCTAGCCAACGACCAGATCGAACTGAAGTTGCGCAAGGAGAAGGACGCGATTTTCGTCCCGCTCGATCAGGCGGTGGCCGAGATTGCCCGCCTCCTTGCGGAAATTACACAGGATGAAATCAGCGAGTTCGGACTCGACCTCGAATTCGCCGAACCGTCCTTGTAGCTTTGGGTCGGTGAACAGGCCAACAAGCGTCCCCGGGACAAGCGTTGCGGGAACGAGCGGCAATGCGCTCGTTCCGCTTCTCGCTATGCCGGTTCCGTCTCCGCCCAGCCGAGCAGAAGCGCGTTCGGAATCGTCGCCACCGGCGAGCCATCGACCAGCGACGTGACGGTGACCGTCGAGGTGCGTCCTTCACCAACAATGTCGAAGACGGCCACCGCCAGTTGGCAGCCGTCCGGAGAGACTCGAGCGTCGGCGTTGCCGGTCGAGGTCGCGACCAGTTCGGCGGTTCCACGCATCGCATCCACCAACCAGGTCCGGCCAAACCCTGGAGTGACCGCATTCACGACCGAGAACCGGCCGGCATCGTCGCCCGCTGGTCGGACCTGGTAGACGTCCTCCGAGTCTTGCTCCAGGACCGTCACGGTGTTTCCCGTCGCAAGATCGACGGTGCGATACGGAGCGCCAGGCGATCCCTGCGTGACCTTGACCGTGGGGACGAAGAGCAAGCTGTCTCGCATGGTCGAGTCGGCAATCGGCGACATGCCGTCCAGGTCGTCCAGCGCAACGTTCGATCCAGTTGTCAGATCGACCCATGTCCAGGTTGTCTCGTCGATCTCGTCTCCGACGAGAAGATGCTCGCCTGCTTCGTCCACGAACACGGAGGATGGCACACCACGCCACTCGAACACCCCGGTCGGCTCGTTCCCTTCGGGAGCAAGCACCATCAGCTCGGTCGCGTTCACCAGCAGGGTTGGGCCACCCTGCCGAAATTGCACGATGCGCACACCCGGCGCTGTTGCTAGGTCGATGCGTTCACCACTAACCGGATCGAGCGAGCGAATGGAAGTCTCTCCTCCTTCACCGACGCCATAAACCACCTGGTTGCCGGCATCGAACCCGGGGAACGCCAGGATTGGACCCGGATCGATCGGTTGCGGTTGGCCAGGTGACAGCAATGAAACGAGATACCCTCGATTACGGAAGAAGTAGATCAGCCAGTTGCCGTCCGGGGAAATGGAGGCAGCCTCGATCACGTCGGGGCCATCCTCGGACAGCTGGTTCAGATCGAGCGCATCGCCGTTCGACAAATCGACGAGCCACACCGCATCAGGACCCGATGTCAGGAGCATGAAGTTGGATTCGGCGGCATTGCGGATCGTTCCGAATGTCGTCATCAACCGCGGTTGCTCGTCTTCCGGGATGGCCAGCGGCGTTATCTCGCCAGTGCTGACGTCCATCAGGGCAAAGACACCGCCGAGCGACCGCACCAGTGCGACCCCAGGTTTGGGAGATGACTCGACCGAGCGCGGTTCCGCGAACGCGCTCCGAGCGATCTCGTTGCCAGCAACGTTCAGGGCGACGAGATCGTCGGACAGCGGGTGCCCCACCTGCTGTGGGGCAGTGGCGACCGCGTACATACCGCATGTGGTCTGGGCGACCGAAGGAACTGGCGTTTGCCAGACCATCGCAAGCGCAAGAAGCACGACCGCTACGCGGCCGGGCCAGATTCGGTCAGGCGAGGACCTTGGCCAGAACACCCACGAACTCATCGACTTGCTCCTCTTCCCAGACCAGCGGCGGAAGGAGTCGGAAAACGACCGGGCTGGCAGGTAGCGCGAGCACGCCGTTCTCCTGGAGGGCCCGCAGGGTCGGCGTGATGCGTTCCTTCATCTCGACCCCGATCATGAATCCTCGTCCACGAACCTGTCGGATCTTTGGGCTCTCCAGCGACTCGATACCGTTCATCAGGCGCTCGCCGAGCTCGGACGAGCGGGCGTAGAGATTGCGATCCTGAAACGCTTGCAGGGTTGTCACTACCGCGCGACTGGCGAGCGGGTTCGCGCCAAACGTCGTTCCATGAGCGCCGCCCACCGTTTTCTCTGAGATGGCCTCGGTGACCATCGTCACGCCCACCGGGAACCCGTTCCCGATTGCTTTGGCGGTGCAGAGAATGTCCGGCGATACCTCGGCGTGGGAGATCGCAAATGGGGCGCCGGTGCGAAACCCAGTCTGCACCTCATCCGCGATCAGCAGTGCTCCATTTGCCGTCGCAAGCTCGCGCACCGCCCGCAAGTAGTCGTCATCCGCGGGGAAGATGCCGGCCTCGCCTTGCACCGGCTCGAGGATGATGGCTGCGGTCTCGTCGTCGACCTGCTCCACCAGCGCTTCGTAGTCGTTGAATGCGACGTGTGTCACCGGGATGGGCAGCGGCTCGAACGGCTTGCGGTACTTCGGGTCGAAGGTCGCCGAAAGCGCGCCGAGGGTGCGTCCGTGGTAGCCGCGGCGCAATGCCACGATCTTGTGACGCTCGGTTGCCATCATGGCGAACTTGAGCGCGGCCTCGATCGATTCTGCCCCGGAGTTGCTCATGAAGTAGCGCGTCAACCCGTCCGGCGCGATCTGCCGGATGGCGGCGAGCGCGGCAGCGCGCGCATCGTTGTAGAAGCTCTGGTGGCAGGTGGTCAACTTTTGGAGCTGATCCGCCATCGCTGCGGCGTACACGGGATCAGCGTGCCCAAGCGCGGCCACCCCGTAGTTGCTCATCGCGTCGAGATAACGCTTCCCTGTGGAGTCATAGAGATACGACCCCTCTCCGCGCACAAGCGAGATGTCGCGTTTCGCATAGAGCGGCAGCTGGAGATCGGTTTCCAGTTCCTGGGTCAGGTCGAGCGCCAGCATCGGGGTAGGAATCGTCACGGTTGTGTCCTCATCTTTGGCTCAAGTCGGGTGGGAAATCGGGTACGGGTCCAGCCTTATCGCGTTTGCATCTGGACACCGGACAATCCATCAAATCGTCGCGTGATCGGCATAGTCGATGACCGTGCCCTCGCCCTCCAACGCGCGTTGCAACGGATGCTCGACGCGTGCATCGGCGAAAACCACCTTGCCGACGCCTTGCTCGATCGCCTTGATTGCCGACTCGACTTTCACTTTCATGCGGCCCTGGGCAGATTCCAGCGCGGCTTCCGGGTCGGTCACGTCGATTTCGCGAATCAGGGTGGACTCGTCGTCCTTGTCCGCCAGCAGCCCAGGCGTGTCCGAGAAGAAGTAGATAGCGCTCGCGCCCAGATCGGTGGCGAGCGCCAGCGAAAGCTTGTCTCCATCGACGTTGATCGGGGTTCCGTCCTCGAGCGCAAGCGCCGGCGGCGTGATCACCGGCAGGTAGCCGGCATCGAGCAGCAGCCGGATGAGCGTCGTATCGACCTGCTCGATCGTTCCGGCATGATCGTCTCGCAGCACTTTCGGCTTGCCATCCTCGATTACGCGAATGGTCGACTTGCGCCGCCCGGTGGCGATCTTGCCGTCGATACCGCTCAGTCCGACCGCGTTGACACCAGCAGCCTGCAACTGCGCCACGATCCGCTTGTTCACCTTGCCTGCGTAGGCCATCAGCATCATGTCGATGGTCTCGGAATCGGTGTAGCGGCTCACGCGGCCCTTCTCGTTCGTCACCATGCGCGGAGGACGGCCGAGATCCTTGCTGAGCTGGCTGAACTCGGCATTGCCGCCATGCACAAGCACGGCGGGTTGCTCGAGCGCGGCAAAGTCCTTCGCAAAGTTTGCGTACGACTCCGCGGTTATCCCGCTGCCTCCTCCGATCTTGACGACGATCATTCGTGCGCTTCCTTTTCCCTAGAGTTGCGGCGGGCCCGCCGCGATCCGTTCCCGCACGGCCGGAATGCCGCCGGGCGCTTGCCACATCGATTCGATCCACCAGGTGGCGCCGTTCTCCGCCAACGCGCGAACGCGGTCCAATGCGGCTTCGTCGCCAGGAGGAGTCACCCCTTCCAGCGCGATGTCGAACCTGTCCATGTCCGCGCCAAGCGACGCAAGCTCCTCGCGCAGCGCTGGCAGCTGAGCGGGAGTGGGCGACAACCAGTTCCCGTCGGCGTCACGAGCGTTGGGCAGAATCCCGTCCCAGCGTGCCGCGCGGCGAAGCGACGCCCTACTGCCCATCAAACCGACCGTCCAGATCGGTATACGCGGTTGCTGAACGGGAACGACTGCTCCCAAGGGGGCGTTCCAATCGACATCGTAATGCGTGCCATGGAACTCGAACGGTTCACCGCTCCAGAACTTCGGCAACAGGTCCAGGCAGTCGTCCATGAGCTGGGCGCGTGTCTTGCGGTCGGTTTCCTCGCCAACCTGCGCGAATCCGGTATCGATAGCCCCGAGCCCGGCACACAGCATTGCCCGGCCGTTCGAGACCATGTCCAACGTCACCAACTCACTTGCAAGTTTCCATGGGCGGCGGCGCGAGGGAGGGGTGAGCAATGTCCCGAGCCTGATTCGCTCGGTCGATGCCGCCATCCCGCCGAGCACAACCCAGGGATCGATCCCGTAGACCGTTTCCCAGCCGAACGCCGCGTCCCATCCAGCGCGTTCGATCTCGACCGCCAACTCCAGAAACTCTCTCGCACTGGCCTCAGGAATCACAAATCCGAATTTCATCATCTACCTCGCATGCTTCGCCATTCGGCACGAACCCATATGACGCACACATGCCTCGTCTTGTCAGATGGAATTGTCTCAGGGCGACGTGTCCCGAGCTCCGCGTCTAGATCGGATGAAGTCCAGGGAAATCGATTCCGCAGGTCTCTTCGTAGCCGAGGCGGATGTTGAATGACTGCACAGCCTGGCCGGCGGCTCCCTTCATGAGATTGTCGAGCGCGGCCATGACGACAACGCGATTCGAGTCGGGATCTCGTTCGAATCCCACATCGCAGTAGTTCGAGCCGGAGAGAATCTTCGGTTCCGGGTAACGATGGATGCCGCTCGATTCCTTGACCACTCGCATGAACGGCTCGTTCTTGTACGCGGCGCGGTAGATTCCCCAGACCTCTTTGTCCGACATCGGCTCTTTCAGATAGACATGCGAGGTTGCCAGAATTCCGCGCACCGCTTCCACTGACGTTGCCGAGAACGCGATCTCTGGAGCGTTGCCGTCGAAGGTCAGCTCCTGGATGATCTCCGCCGAATGACGATGGCCGGTTGGTTTGAACGAGCGGATCACGCCAGCCCGCTCGGGATGATGCGACGAAAGATTCGCCGAGTTCCCCGATCCGGACGACCCTGTCTTTGCCTCGATGACCGTCGGCATGCTGAGGTCCACCACGCCCGCCTGGAAGAGGGGATAGAGTCCAAGGATCGATGTCGTCGCCATGCAGCCAGCGCTGGAGATGAGATTCGACTCGCGAATTTCTTCCCGGTGCAACTCGGGAATGCCGTACACGAATTCGGTCAGCAACTCCGGCAGCTCGTGCTCGTGGTCGTACCACTTCGGGTAGCCGTCCTTCGAGTTGAGCCGGAAGTCGGCGCTCAAATCGATCACGATCGGCGCCAGCGCTCGAAACTCCTCCATCTTCTTCATCGACGCCCCGTGCGGAGTCGCCACGAAGAGGACATCGACCTGGCCAATGTCGTTCACGCTCGAGAACTTCAGCTGGGTTCGCTTGCGCAAGTTGGGATGGACGGAAAAGACGAACTTGCCGGCGTTCCGCTCTGAGGTCACCTGCGCCACGTCGGCCATCGGGTGATCGAGCAGGAGCCGAAGGAGCTCTCCGCCGGCATATCCGGACCCGCCAATGATTGCTGTTTTCACTGCCATAACGTCGAACCCTTTCCTCGTCCTCGGGCGTGACCTGCGCCTGGTGATCGCCCTTCCGTGATTGCTTTTGTGGATGCCGCGAGCCGTCGCGCCCGCTTGCGTGCCACCTGCCTGTTTCCGCTCTCCCCTCCGCCATTGAGCGAAGCGAGTCTCGACGACGCCTTTAGGCTTCTCTTGCCAGTTGCCAGTTGCCAGTTGCCAGTTGCCAGTTGCCAGTTGCCAGTTGCCAGTTGCCAGTTGCCAGTTGCCTACGCCATTGCCCTCACCCGGCCGTTCGATTCAGCACGCGCGCGGCCAGCCTCGCCAACCGAAATGACATAATCAACGATCTTCGCAGGGATGTTGACCCCGGTCGTGTCGATGCTGTTGCGGAACTCCATCGTGTAATTGACTTCGTTG
It encodes:
- a CDS encoding nitrous oxide reductase accessory protein NosL, whose translation is MITRRNLILVGASLPLVLTACGGDEASGEDPPSIKLGRTACERCGMLISEERFASGIVDSDGKAVVFDDAGEMVATIQEEGLNDRRAWVHGSPSIEWIDAKAAWYAVTMEIPTPMGTGVFPFDTEADAKEFAEEYGGDVYSWDELLANWTLVPLM
- a CDS encoding aspartate aminotransferase family protein, giving the protein MTIPTPMLALDLTQELETDLQLPLYAKRDISLVRGEGSYLYDSTGKRYLDAMSNYGVAALGHADPVYAAAMADQLQKLTTCHQSFYNDARAAALAAIRQIAPDGLTRYFMSNSGAESIEAALKFAMMATERHKIVALRRGYHGRTLGALSATFDPKYRKPFEPLPIPVTHVAFNDYEALVEQVDDETAAIILEPVQGEAGIFPADDDYLRAVRELATANGALLIADEVQTGFRTGAPFAISHAEVSPDILCTAKAIGNGFPVGVTMVTEAISEKTVGGAHGTTFGANPLASRAVVTTLQAFQDRNLYARSSELGERLMNGIESLESPKIRQVRGRGFMIGVEMKERITPTLRALQENGVLALPASPVVFRLLPPLVWEEEQVDEFVGVLAKVLA
- a CDS encoding c-type cytochrome; protein product: MLLVMAGLIGGSAHGVALNAEGTASPGASPVGSPSGSPVALVGDPEAGKALAAQCLSCHSVDGSKMVGPTWKGLYGHEVELEDGTKVIADVDYLVESIKDPNAKVVKDFPAGAMPPYGAILTDENIMDLVAYIQSLAE
- a CDS encoding LLM class flavin-dependent oxidoreductase is translated as MMKFGFVIPEASAREFLELAVEIERAGWDAAFGWETVYGIDPWVVLGGMAASTERIRLGTLLTPPSRRRPWKLASELVTLDMVSNGRAMLCAGLGAIDTGFAQVGEETDRKTRAQLMDDCLDLLPKFWSGEPFEFHGTHYDVDWNAPLGAVVPVQQPRIPIWTVGLMGSRASLRRAARWDGILPNARDADGNWLSPTPAQLPALREELASLGADMDRFDIALEGVTPPGDEAALDRVRALAENGATWWIESMWQAPGGIPAVRERIAAGPPQL
- the argC gene encoding N-acetyl-gamma-glutamyl-phosphate reductase encodes the protein MAVKTAIIGGSGYAGGELLRLLLDHPMADVAQVTSERNAGKFVFSVHPNLRKRTQLKFSSVNDIGQVDVLFVATPHGASMKKMEEFRALAPIVIDLSADFRLNSKDGYPKWYDHEHELPELLTEFVYGIPELHREEIRESNLISSAGCMATTSILGLYPLFQAGVVDLSMPTVIEAKTGSSGSGNSANLSSHHPERAGVIRSFKPTGHRHSAEIIQELTFDGNAPEIAFSATSVEAVRGILATSHVYLKEPMSDKEVWGIYRAAYKNEPFMRVVKESSGIHRYPEPKILSGSNYCDVGFERDPDSNRVVVMAALDNLMKGAAGQAVQSFNIRLGYEETCGIDFPGLHPI
- a CDS encoding [LysW]-aminoadipate kinase, translated to MIVVKIGGGSGITAESYANFAKDFAALEQPAVLVHGGNAEFSQLSKDLGRPPRMVTNEKGRVSRYTDSETIDMMLMAYAGKVNKRIVAQLQAAGVNAVGLSGIDGKIATGRRKSTIRVIEDGKPKVLRDDHAGTIEQVDTTLIRLLLDAGYLPVITPPALALEDGTPINVDGDKLSLALATDLGASAIYFFSDTPGLLADKDDESTLIREIDVTDPEAALESAQGRMKVKVESAIKAIEQGVGKVVFADARVEHPLQRALEGEGTVIDYADHATI
- a CDS encoding proline--tRNA ligase; translated protein: MSHLFGRTLRAAPNDVEIVSHQLMLRAAMIRPLGSGLISLLPLGFRVVTKVEQIIREEMDAIGGQELLMPVVHPADIWRESGRYDQIGPEMARFKDRAERDMVLALTHEEVITDIARTEISSYKQLPIIAYHIQTKFRDEPRSRGGLIRVREFTMKDSYSFDLDEAGLDHSYRLHWKAYDRIFRRIGLKFMVVSADVGMMGGSASHEFMAFSENGEDTILHCNQCGYAANREVAKFQRDAPSTEALLAMEDVETPNTTTIQMLADFLDVPTSRTAKAVFYKGASGRFIFAVIRGDLDVNETTLRNASGERTLTPATVEEIHAVGAEPGYGSPVGVRDAFIVVDESIRDSPNLVAGANRVGWHTRNVNLGRDFQADVVADIATAEAGYPCPQCGSPLEADRAIEVGNIFKLGTRYSEKLGATYLDANGDSHPIVMGSYGIGSGRNAATVVEQRHDDKGIIWPISIAPYHVSLVEIPAPDDPRPKEVAERLYAELEEIGIEVLYDDRDERPGVKFNDADLIGNPLRVAVSARNLANDQIELKLRKEKDAIFVPLDQAVAEIARLLAEITQDEISEFGLDLEFAEPSL